One genomic window of Lagenorhynchus albirostris chromosome 17, mLagAlb1.1, whole genome shotgun sequence includes the following:
- the COMMD5 gene encoding COMM domain-containing protein 5 isoform X1 encodes MLAVISGSHHQHLGGGDHISPHSLAQKTWESLGFSSAPLPGSCCWDLLPGLPVKEQEAAMSAMGPAAPHLHRPGDSHSGCMSFLGAQLPPEVAAMPQLLRDLERGTFRKLLKLVVSSLQGEDCREGVRRLGAGADLPEERLGALIAGTHTLLQQALRLPPASLKPAAFKNQLQELCIPQDLVVDLASVVFGSQRPLLDSAARQQGAWLPHVADFRWRVDVAISTSALARSLQPSVLMQLKLSDGSALRFEVPTAKFQELRFGVATVLKEMADLEKRCERKLQD; translated from the coding sequence ATGCTGGCTGTCATCAGTGGTTCACACCATCAGCATCTGGGAGGTGGAGACCATATCAGTCCTCATTCACTGGCCCAAAAGACATGGGAGTCACTGGGCTTCTCTTCTGCCCCCCTTCCAGGCAGTTGCTGCTGGGACCTCCTACCTGGGCTGCCGGTCAAAGAGCAGGAAGCAGCGATGTCTGCCATGGGTCCTGCAGCTCCACACCTGCATCGCCCTGGTGACAGTCACAGTGGCTGCATGAGTTTCCTGGGCGCCCAGCTGCCTCCAGAGGTGGCAGCAATGCCCCAGCTCCTGAGGGACCTGGAGAGGGGCACATTCAGAAAGTTGCTGAAGCTGGTGGTCAGCAGCCTGCAGGGGGAAGACTGCCGTGAGGGTGTGCGGCGCCTCGGGGCTGGTGCAGACCTGCCTGAGGAGCGTCTGGGTGCCCTGATCGCTGGCACACACACCCTGCTCCAGCAGGCCCTCCGGCTGCCCCCGGCCAGCCTGAAGCCCGCTGCCTTCAAGAACCAGCTCCAGGAGCTCTGCATCCCCCAAGACCTGGTCGTGGACTTGGCCAGTGTGGTGTTTGGGAGCCAGCGGCCTCTCCTTGACTCTGCGGCCAGGCAGCAGGGGGCCTGGCTGCCCCATGTTGCCGACTTTCGGTGGAGGGTGGACGTGGCCATCTCCACCAGCGCCCTGGCCCGCTCCCTGCAGCCAAGCGTCCTGATGCAGCTGAAGCTCTCGGATGGGTCGGCCCTCCGCTTCGAGGTCCCCACGGCCAAGTTCCAGGAGCTGCGGTTCGGTGTGGCCACGGTCCTGAAGGAGATGGCCGACCTGGAGAAGAGGTGCGAGCGCAAACTGCAGGACTGA
- the COMMD5 gene encoding COMM domain-containing protein 5 isoform X2: protein MSAMGPAAPHLHRPGDSHSGCMSFLGAQLPPEVAAMPQLLRDLERGTFRKLLKLVVSSLQGEDCREGVRRLGAGADLPEERLGALIAGTHTLLQQALRLPPASLKPAAFKNQLQELCIPQDLVVDLASVVFGSQRPLLDSAARQQGAWLPHVADFRWRVDVAISTSALARSLQPSVLMQLKLSDGSALRFEVPTAKFQELRFGVATVLKEMADLEKRCERKLQD from the coding sequence ATGTCTGCCATGGGTCCTGCAGCTCCACACCTGCATCGCCCTGGTGACAGTCACAGTGGCTGCATGAGTTTCCTGGGCGCCCAGCTGCCTCCAGAGGTGGCAGCAATGCCCCAGCTCCTGAGGGACCTGGAGAGGGGCACATTCAGAAAGTTGCTGAAGCTGGTGGTCAGCAGCCTGCAGGGGGAAGACTGCCGTGAGGGTGTGCGGCGCCTCGGGGCTGGTGCAGACCTGCCTGAGGAGCGTCTGGGTGCCCTGATCGCTGGCACACACACCCTGCTCCAGCAGGCCCTCCGGCTGCCCCCGGCCAGCCTGAAGCCCGCTGCCTTCAAGAACCAGCTCCAGGAGCTCTGCATCCCCCAAGACCTGGTCGTGGACTTGGCCAGTGTGGTGTTTGGGAGCCAGCGGCCTCTCCTTGACTCTGCGGCCAGGCAGCAGGGGGCCTGGCTGCCCCATGTTGCCGACTTTCGGTGGAGGGTGGACGTGGCCATCTCCACCAGCGCCCTGGCCCGCTCCCTGCAGCCAAGCGTCCTGATGCAGCTGAAGCTCTCGGATGGGTCGGCCCTCCGCTTCGAGGTCCCCACGGCCAAGTTCCAGGAGCTGCGGTTCGGTGTGGCCACGGTCCTGAAGGAGATGGCCGACCTGGAGAAGAGGTGCGAGCGCAAACTGCAGGACTGA